The window TCGCGACTTTGATAAAGCGATGGAGCCTCACGTGGTCTTCAAGATTCGCTACGACGACTCGGAATTCGATTCCACTTCTGGTTCCGACGAGACGAACAAAAGTCATTCGAAAACCACCAGGCACCGAGTTTCTTCGACGATCAAGCACACCACCCCGAGGAGCAACAGCGATTCCTTTCACGGGTCAACACCGTCAACCTTACAGCCTTCTACTCTTACTCTCGCTAACAGGCTACCTGTGGTTTATCAGCTGAGCAACTTCAACAGCGTCATAGGTAACTATCCCAATGATCGCGTTTACTCCAGTACAACGCCATCTTCGACGCTGAGCACCAGCAGCACGACGGAAAGAACAGTTCCCGAGGAAATCTCGAAAGAGGTTCTCGAAACGAAATCGAATACGCTTGTTCAGATCAATGGCTCGAAGGAAGAGACAGTGAGTCTgaaaatcgaagaaaaatcGAGCGAAAATAAGAAAGTGAGCGAGTACGAGGGACTCGAGTGGGTGGAGGATGACGTTTACAGGGTGATACCTGAATTCGTCGAATCGTTGGATTTTGAAAATATCGAGGGAAACGAGACGTCCGACTACGAGGATTCGCGTCACTACTCTGGAGCACACTGGAACACGGAAGATAACGAGAACGGCACTCTGGAGTACCAAGACGACTCGGCCGATTCGGTTAAGCTGTTCATGGCCAATGGTAATGCGTCTACCAACAATCTAGCCCTGGCCAATTTTTCCACGTATCCGCAAGCGACCATTAATAACCGACGAGAGTAAGTACCTGTCCATTGTGTCCATGACAATTTCGATCGGTGAACGATCTGGTCGTATTAAATGTTCTTCGTCTCTGTGTCTCGCTTCGCAATAGAACAAACGCTAGATTAGTTTCTATAAAATATGCTTTTTGTGTCTTTTAGAGGAAATCTAACTCCAAGTATCGATAGGTAAGACACCCACGACGGCACCTTGGGTAAGAGAAAACGGTGTGCCGATCAAACGAACGTAGAATTGAACATTTTTGCTTTGTACACCCATTTCCCTTTGGTCGGACAACTGCTTTCCTTCTGGCTTGGCTTGCATAATCTCAAAATACATTCTTCGTCGTGTTATCTCATTGCCTGTACTGCATGGGACAAGATTCCTCGCGATAACAACGAGCTGTGTTGTGTtcacacgaaaaaaaaaaaaaaaaaaaaaaaaaggagaaacggTAACGTTTACCTTCTGTTCCTTTACTCTGCCCTCGTCATCGTGACGAAGAAAACGGAGTTTTCCAGCCGCGTAACCCGCGACAAACTCCTGCGCGCGAGAAACTCGACGACAAAGACGTTCTCGACGAATCGTTGCCCTCGCCACGTAAAAATATCTCGATGGCATGTAAAAATATCGTGAGGAAACCGCGAAGAACCGTCCAAGCGCCACTGAAACTTCTACGTCTCGCGTACTGACCAGTGTCCGTTTCTTCTCTCTCATTCAAGTGAAAAACTAGAGCGTGCCACGCTATCGATAGGGGatcagaaaattgaaatttctcagTCGAAtcgttgataattaaaaaaaaaaaaaaaatgattgaagaAACACAAGATGTACGATCTTTTCGAAATACATGGCGCGAGGACAGAGCGTAGCCAGGAAGGACGCACGGTGGAAATTCCGCCGTGGTCCCTAGCTATCTTTTTAAATCGCCCTCCTTCTCCTCCACCTCGGCCCCTCCTCGCGCGGGTGCGAAggcgtttcttttattttattcagtCTAGACGCGTAAATGCATTCGTGTCGGCACTGGCGTAGCCTGCCGAGAGTACTCGCTTCGCCTCTTCCTCGAAGACTTCTACACCATCTATAGATCTCCTCTTGTCTTTTCACCCGAACAGCTACTCTGCTGCAATTCCACGCTGTCTTTTGCCTTTTAACGTAAGACCTCTGCCACTGCAGCCCTCCCCGAAACGacgtaattttcataaaaagttACATCCAGCAAGTTTCGATGTAAGAAGGAAGATCGAAGGGGAGGAAAATCGGAATCTTGCGAATGTACGAGGATGAATAACGCTGAAGAGGCAGGCTCAAGTTGAGCACCCTCGTAATCACCGGGTGTCTAGTCAGACTGCAGTTAGGACTGCTCTCTTACGAGGTTATGTAACACATTTCAATTTAATGCGCTGACCTTGTCTATGCGTCTCTCTTCCTATGCCGACGAAGACGATGCGAGTCGCGCGACGAAGAGAGAGGAGGAAGTTTTCGCCAGTCGTTCCCCACTTCACCTCCAGACGATGCAACGTGCATTTTTTGGCGGTCGCCAATCAGACCGCTTTACCGTTCAGCGGTGAACGCCAATCACGATATGCTAAACGTTTTCCTGACTTTCGACCCCCGCGTGCAGCAATTTACTCCGCGTGGATTTTTCCTTCTCCGCTTCATCCACGTGTAACTATCCACGTACCACCGACCGCCGTGCCGATGCACAAttgctcttcttttttctttttacaattaTCCACTATCCTCTTTTGAtgacattttctttcttccggTATAATCAAACGAGACGAATGGTAGCGAAAAGAAAATCATAAGGAAGAGTTGAAAGTATTCCTGCGAGTGAATCATCCTATCCAGTTTCTCACGTGTCGGATGCCGGACCGAGTGTGTTGTTAGTTCGTAGCTTGTTACAAAACCGGCGTGTAACGCAGTCAATTTTCTTAATACGGTACTCAGGAAGGATCACTGGATTCATTCTCATGATGCAACGGCCTCCAGACACCCGAGTCCTTCCCTTTCCCAGACGGCAAACAGACGTGACACGTACGCAACGAGACACCGTAGAATGCGTGACTTGGACGCGGCTAGATTAACGAGCATGTCTAGAGTCGAATACAAGATCGTCCAGAGATTTCGTGGCAAGATTTTGTTTGGTAAAGCCTAGTCACCATACCACTTGTCTCTTCCGTCTTTGAGAAATGGGACAAGTCGTAGGAGGTTAGCCGAAATTCTTTCTCGTTCTCTTTGAGAAACGTCTCGCTAGAAGCATCGTCTCCCCGATCGCTTCATTGTTTAGGAAAACCGCTTCCGGTTGCTCGTTCGCCAGCAACGAGGTCGTTGACGCGCCATTGGTTGCACTCAAAACTTCGTGTAGGTGTGTGTTCGACGCAATAATCCTTACTTACCGCCGACGTGGAAGAAAGATCCTtaccttcttcttttcctcctcGGTTAACGAGTTCGAGCGCTTTCGTTGCGTAATCCTGTAATCTCACCTGATTGCTGGCTACCTCTCGAACACACCAATCTACGGGAAAGAAggacaaatttggaaatttaagaTATTCGTTTTTTGTCGTGTCGTAAACGCCACAGGCGCGTCGCGTtcgagcgaaagggttaatttcatGCATAAATGCATAAgcgtaaagaaataaatttctttaataCAAAGGGATCAAGATTCAAGACGCTTCAGGAATACATTACTAGCTGGCTTCTAGACAGAAAGACGAGGTGATCAGGGTACCAATGCCCCCGACGGCTGTCTAGTCAGTGTCTAGAACGTATAATAAATATCTCTGACCCACACTGTGGGCTCTGTAGGTCACTGACCACCGTCCATTGGCCTGACTTGCCACCCGGAAGAGTTGGTACGCGTCTCGAAGTGAAAATTTCTACCAGTTCAAATGCTATTCCATTACCACTTctatcttttcaatttttctactcCTTCTTCTTCGCATCACGTTACTAACGCTCTGTCAGATTTTATACGCACGAAATACTTTTCTTTCCCTAAACCCGATCATTTTCTCAGAATACGTTGAGAGTTTTCCGAGTGTCGTGGTTTTTTCATTCAACtatttaattggaatttttaacATCGTCATCTTACGAACTTCCATTTGTCTGTGCAGCCAGGGAGAAAAGGCCATCGAGGACATTAAGGTACGAGTTTTGTTTCTAACCGGAAGGTCTAACACCAGTCAGGTTCAACGTCAAAGGCTGACCATGTTCTCGCCAACCTGTGAGTCGCTCGAATCAATTCCCTAATTATTCACGCCTTTCAATGCGATAACTGTGTGAATCGAATTTGAAAGTTCGGTCCGTTTGAACAGGTCAGATACCACGGAACACCGACCAGGATGCCTGGACGGACCCGTTCTCCATGAACATGCACTTCCAGTTAAACCTGACTTCCGGCGACCACGTGGTCGCTGCCAAGTTGAGAATATACAAATTACCGCAAGAGAACCTCACATCCTCGACGGAAAGCACGTTCGAGGAGGAAGTGGTAGACGAAAAGAAGATCAGGATATCGATCTACTACTACACCAAGTCTTTAAAGAGGCATCGATGTAAGTTTCACCGGATGTTTTAAGATATTTTCACGCATACAGAGTGTCCTATAATTAAGAATGTTCATTTACAGCGAAAAAACGTTTGATGGATTCTGTTGTAACGCCACTCACATCGAAAGGCACTTATCTAGCGTTAGACGTAAGGGATAGTCTTAGATTTTGGAGGTTGAATTCAAGAAGTCCTCACGGAAACGGAAGTAATCATGGCGTGGTGGTCCAAGTGGAGGACCAAGATGGCCGACCACTGAAACCGGCCCTATATATTCAACAACCGTCCTGCGCCGACCAAGATTCGGATCAGAAGGCATGTGAGTGTGTGCTCTAACAATACTAACTCCAATTTCGATTGTTTGCTTGTGCATCATTGTGTGACACTTAACAACGTGTGACATAACAGAACTGAATGAAGTAAACGATATAGAAACGTGGTTATTGTTCGTACAGTTAGCCGTTTTTTTAATTTGCCAATGCTTTGTGGTTTGATGCGATTGATTccttactttttttttcaaatatagttAAGTATGAATGGTACTTACagctgtttttcttcttttacagaCCAGCGAATACCTGCACTCTTCGTTAGAGCCTGTACTCGTTACCTTCGTATCGTAAACGGCAAGACGGAAACGTACGTGAATTGTAGGCATTAAAACTTATTAGAAAACAGTCACGTGCCAATTAAACGGACGATCGTTAAAAGTGCACTTTATTCGTggaaaaatataagaaacactCGCGACAATTACGCGACGATTCGATTCAAAGATACTGTTGTCAAAGCGGACATCATATTTTTCAATACAAAGTCTAGTTATTTTTAACGCACTATGTGCCTTCTTAGATATATAGTtatcctttttaattaatattgaaaatgaaacaaatgatttttatattgttattcatATATAACTATGTCGATCAGCTTCATTGATATgtccaaattaattttttttaaattttttatataaaaaaattctaGTGACATCTCGACTGTTCTATGCGCAAAAACAATTGAAAGACGCGCCGCCATTTTGTTTAATTAGTTTCGCGCGCACGTTTCGGTTTTGAGGGAGGTCCCGTGAAAAAAGTGTACGATCGCGTTAATAATCGTTTTATAGACTGTTTTAATTGTTAATTGGAACACGAATCTCGTTGTTATTTAAGTAGAGTAGCGAGTAAGTGGTATCTTATTGTTTTTGTATTGTTTTTCGTGACGCGGACGAATCGCGTGTGGCTTGCCGGTACGCACCATTTTCCAGTTATGTAagttaaattaatatcatttacaTTTAACTGTTAAACAATTTAGTAATGTACATACCAGTGAAAAAATTAATCAGTAGATCGATAAATCGATTAGAATATTCATTTTGACCTGTATGCACATGTACATGAATATTGGTCACATGTGTATACACGTCATACCCATGACTGATGTAACCAAATGTAAAAGTTTAGAGATAGATATTTATGTTTCATGTTAATTAAACAATGTAGAGTCTCCTAGGACTCTGTTTGTTATTACATGCTGGATGGGACCACGTATAGAAATTCATTGTATCTCAATGAAATGTTATAAGCATATAAAGTACTTTTTATCATAGTGCTTTTACATTTTGGTGGTCCATCCAAAAGTTATGCTACTTATTATTATACGCAGTTATTGTCTAACGAAGGAGACAATgtttttgcaaattttacaCAATCgttgtatataatgtatatttaatttcttgGTTGCGCaaaaataaatgcattttaAGTTTGATCTTTATTCTTCTTATACTATTTATATGGTTTTTGatgcgtttctttctttcttgaaGAAGACAAGCATTTTATTGCAACATAATTTGGTAAAATCATATTATGCATGCTTTGTTTTATTGATGTTTTAATTTGACACATGTTGTGCCATATCTTATCATATATTAAAATGTTGCTTTGACTATAGTTTAATGGTTTAAATGATTTGCTCTCTTATTCATCGTGTAAAAACAATCATTTCTGTACAAAAgtgatttttattacaaaattcattGATAGGAAAGTACAATCAACATTTACAacagaatgaatgaatgaatgaatgaatgaatgaataaatgaatgaatgaacgaatGAATGAATTGGATCATTTTTGTTGTCAGAAAGTAACAAAATTATTGACAACAGTATTTTTCTATAGTTGATTCACGCTCGTGTACTTTGTTCATAACAATTAACAAATTGCTCTGAAAAAAGTGCACAGAATTTGTATCTGTGTAGCAGATACAACTTTAAACTCGGTGGTTCGAAATGCATCAAGAATCACACATGTGTGATAAATAAACAGGACACGCTTGGCGGCGaaaagtttccttttttttttttcttctagcAATTTCGTCTCTTgacaccatttttttttttgctgttCATCGATGAATCGCTTCTAAGTAGTAATTTAAAATCGTAATTTAATctgtttgttttattaatttaatcgcTGTATAGCAGCTCTTATCATATCCTGAcaagaatttaatgttttaatcaTTAATATCCCATTTATATTTGTACCTAATTCTTAATCGTTGTATCTTCTTACGTAAACGACTTGTTCATTTCAATAGAAcaacaaagaaatattttgtcGAATGATGAAAGAAGAATATTGTATGCatatgaaaagaaaaacatcATCGAAACACGTACAAAGACTGCACCATTATGTGTTAGACCCAAAACACTATACAGTTTCGTTTAATCCGTTGTGTTCTTCGATGCATTGAATCTTTCTTCACAATTCTACGGATATCTTCGCGTGGAAAATTAGTCCATTAGCAATTGAATGATTCCTGTACACATATTCTAACGTATTCGTCGTTTCATCCGGAATTTTAGTACACTCATTAACGTGTCTCGAACGACGCGTGATAATTTTTTAGTCCTTTCAACTATTGTGCTTTAGTCAGTTCGTTCTCTTTTATTTGCACAATGGAACACAAGTTAAACTTTTGTTTGCATCGCGTTCAAAGTGGCAGCATTCGTGGATACAGATAACGAGTCACTGATTATTGCGATCAGACCTGAATATTAATCGAAATTGGCCCGAAGTTGCTCGTTTCCACATAGTGACTCGTTCACCTGGCCTAGCTATCACGATCCAAAGAGTCCAATGTGTCGTTGCTGGACGAATGGGTCAGATCGCTCAATTCGTCCAGGTGTTTCTGCTTCTTGCGAACGTTCCAATGCAAACACTCGGCTAGAGAGTCGAACCAATCTGTGATTTGGTCTGCCGCGCAAATACTGGGTACCGGGTATATCGAGGTAGTCACCCTTAAGCTGAAAAGGACGTCTGATGGTTAGTTGAATAGTTCATCGCATAATGTTGCGCGATATTGAAATATGATAATCAAGATAAACGAATGATGTACGAGAATTGTTCAATAAATAAAGAGTCAAACTGTTGTTCAGCTAGTTAATCCATAATGATCGATGGTACGAGCGTTTGTCTCTTTATTTATCGAGTGATTCTTGCATGAAGAGTACCATCAGCAGTACAGCCAACGTCCCATTTCTAGACGAAGAATGAACAGATACAAAGTTTCCATCGTGGTTGCGTGAGAGATAGAATAATTTCGTGAATAATACCGAAAGATAACGAGAGAtgaatttgaaatacaaaacagagaatgtataaataaaaggataatgTAATAATTGCGATGAAAATAGTAAAGGGAGAACTGAGAGAAAGTCTTTTACGAAATAAGAGGACACACCTATCCCCGACCCGTAGCTCTTGCTGATTGCGACCGTCGAAGGAGACGTAAGCTGTGCTGCGGGCGTTGCTGTTTGCCATTATCTGTAATAATCGCGAGAAACGCAAACGATTAGACAAATCtgacaaatgaaaaattacctGTCGCCGTGGAACAGTTCCTGCCTGTTTCTACCGTCGAAGGACACCCACGAGGTGTTCCTGCTGTCTGGTGAAACAGAGATCTGCGATAGACAGCAATGGACTAAATGAATTTCTATTCAATTATCACGTATGACGGAAAGGATCCATGGAGTCAGTATGAACTTCAGCTATTTTCGCGAAACTTGATCAACGATTcgacattcttttttttaaacaaaccaAGAACGGCGCATGGTCTGGGAATGCGGCCGACATCCCTCCAGACCAAGTTTCCTTCTATGGGGTAACGTCTCGAACCAGAAATCCTGATCGTATCGTGATAAGAAGCTTCTACTGACCCACACGGAAATACTGTATTACTTGGTGAACCGTTCGATAAGTTCTAGGAACTCTTTTCGTATTTCCATTCATCTGTATTTAAATTTGATCTTCGCAATGATCAAATAGCTTCTCTAACCACGAATGACGTTGAGTTTCTCCAAATACTACCAATCACCAATATGGTGCCCGTACACTCTGTCCCTTATGGAGAGCTGTACCAGGCCATAAAAGGTGTCGATTCATTTGTACGGTGAAAAAATTCGGAAATACCTTCAGTTCGACGCCGGCGGGCACGACAATTGGCCTGAAGGACAAAGAGTGAGGGCAGATCGGCGTGATCATGATGGCAGGTACCGAAGGATGAATCATGCTAGCTCCAGCTGCGACCGCGTACGCGGTGGACCCTGTCGGCGTGCTTACGATCAGGCCATCACCCTGTACGCTGGTCACGTGTTTCCCGTCGATGAAGAGGTCGATATTCGAGAGGTACGGAGACGGGCCTCGATCGACCACGACCTCGTTCAGCACCAGCAGATTTGTTGGCGGTTTCGCCTCTTTGTTCTCCTCCCCTTTCCTCATGATGATACATCTCAGTCGACTTCTCAGGGTCAAGGCCGCGTGACCTGGACACAAGGCCAATGTTGGTCACATTTATAACACATCTTTTTTTAACGCATTGTCGTTGATCTTGAAGGGACCGGTACCCTTTTTGAGTGGCTTGGTTTTCGATCCTTGATTGGATACTTGAAAGGGGGATGATTGTTTTAGGatttcaatttgttttgttCAGTAAAGGAGGGTTGTTTTAATTGGACTGTCGCCTGCGTTAGATCACTACTATCATTTGATATTTATAGGCAGTTTGCGGTGTATGATAGGCTTAGTCAGCTCGTTTGGAAGATGGTTAGGTGGTCCGAATTGGAAACTTTCGGTATATATACGTCATCGCAAGTCGTCTGTTAACCCTAGAGCAGACTCATAGTTTATTCGGTAAACACTGGGCACGTCCGGCCGAGAGCGCGCAAAGTTttcctttgaaatattaaacattataatTAGCTGGGGCGGCGAGTACAAGAAATCAACTGTTTTTTAACGTTAACGATGAATAATGACCAGAGACAAGAATTTTTAGTCTTGTCATCGTTTAAAGAGAACCGCCGTACGATAAGTCACGTTGTTTGGTTGTAATATGGCACTATCAACGAGAAGAAAGGGGATAACAGTTTCGAAGGATGCAGACATTCGCGGTCGATTACAGTTCTGTTGCGCGAAATGCAGAGTGAAAATCGCAGCTCACCTTCTAACACGTTCGTCACTTGCTCTTGGAAATTGTCGAACTCGAAGGGCGTTAGGAACCCTAAGGAACCAAGATGAAACGCCATAACAGGCGGTACCGATTGTTGAAACAACAAACTCGCGTAGAGAAGAGTTCCATCGCCTCCCAGACAGACGATGAAGTCGATGCGATccttaaaaatatcattaattcaGCATAGAAACGATGATTTAAAAACCTTCGAGAGTTCAGGCCGGCTCGAATAGCTCATAATTACCTGAAGATCGTCCATTCCATCCCTGAAAGTCTGCAACCTGTCTCGAACCCCTTGGAATCTGGGGTCCCTAGCTAGAGCTGGATCCTCTAGGACCGATGCTTCGACAAACACTACCATCCGTTTTTCCTAAAATCGTCCACGAAAATTTAGACCGTTCTACTTAATTACCGATCGTGAAGACGAAAAATAAAATGTGTTACGCAACGTGTACAGtacatttacatttacaaataaaaaagtacGCGATACGTCAAGTAATCGTTGATAAAATATGTACACAAAAACTTTCCACGTCACGTAATATGAATCGATAGATCGAAAAATAAGCGCGGTGCTTAGGAGATTTAGAGACACTGCCTAGATTATGATTAGGTTGATTAAATCGTAATACGTTTCGAATAATTCAGAAGATGCCTGAAAATGCTGCTTTTGTAAAAACGTCGTACTAATTGATTATtagtgaagaaataaataaataacttggTACTTACTTCTATTAGCCATGTGACTAATTGAACAAACGGTGGTAAAACCGACGAATCACGGACCTTCTTGATGACGAGAACAGTGAGCGGCGGCTTGTACCACGTCAACCTCTGAGAGGCTGGGTCTTGTATGGTCCTATAATGAcataaagagaggaaaaaacacGAATATATTTACTTCAATCaaagtttaaatttttaatggaaaatactGACAATCGCATTAATTCAGATGTGCTCATCCTTTTTCACTGAATTCGTCGGAAAAGCCGGAACAAAATAACGAGAAAACTTGCATTTAACATTACCGCGAAATGCGTcattaaaacaattaatattaataacgaaAAAAAATCGATTTCTGTACTTCGATCGACAAGAATCTTCATGCGTTCAAGGATAAACTGAATCGTTATCGAGTCTCGGAAAACTGCCCACTCTTACCTTGCACAATTGTTCAGGGGTTACAGTGTCGATTTTAAAGTGAAATACTTGCTAATCAGattgattaaatatttataaaaaaagtgctTTGGGTATGTAGAAAGGTAGACGATCAAGAAAGTTATCATTGAATTAGGGTCGTTAAGGTTAAAGGCTTGAATGAATCGAGAACGATTAATGTTAACAATAGCATTGGCTATGGCAAAGTTCAATCAGGATGTACCTTCTTTTCCGTTCGATAATAATGCAGAAGTAGTTTATCTCGTTGCTTCATTGCCTGGTTCTTATTCGACAAGAAATAAAATCACGTAATACCGATAAGAATGCGAATTATTTTAAGAATATCGTCTACAAGTTCGTCTATTTTAAAACTTCTGGAAATCATGCCAGATCAAAAAGTGTCGCATCTTGTCGACCGATGAATAGCATTGAATCGTCAGCGCTCCTTTCGAGGCAAAGGAGTGCATTCAACTGCATCAGATGCACCTTTTCAATTTTACTGTGTATCGTTTTGAAATTCGAAATCAAGAAACTCTGGCGATGGACCTAGCTGCTAATTAATCCTTGTCTCACATGAGCGATGAGACATATCACATGCTAATGACGCTGGTAACGAATGCATTGAACatcaataaaattcattttatttagcgTTAACCCGTGATCAGTGACTTTCGCAAAAGCTACCAAAATATCATTTTGACAGTGATctgttttgtaaaaataaagaagaaatgtGGTCGATGTATTTCCTGAAATTTACGCTTGTCAAAGTTAAAAGGACCTACCTGATTGTTCCAACCATGACGTGGTACCGGATTGAGAGTCGCGCTCGTACTGAACGTGGATCGAACGCGCCACTACGTTTTTTAACGGTAAACAATCGGACGACGCGCAAGCGCACACGGGTGTTCATATTGCACGTGAAGGATCGCCACGCCATTCATTTCCATGTGCATAAAATATGCGAGGCAATTCGCGTAATCGTGATGCACGTGCACTTGTTTCGTTGCTGATAGACACGCGTACGCGCATACGTAGCGCACCCTTATACGCTTGACATCTCGTTCAATTACAATCATCATCTCTTTCGATAGGTCAtgcacttttttttttacaaatattaattaactgaaagatttagaaatttgcatataaaatttgaataataatggtcgtatagaaatatttaattgctTTACTGCAACAAGATGTAATGTTTAGTTGCAAGCAAATTACACGTTGGAAATATGCGATTCATCGttacaagttcctttttctgttTTACGTACAATACGACATACGTAGATTTGTTCATTAACATTCGACATCAattatgttaataaaaaaaaaataaaaaaaaacagttttaaACTTTTTCAACTTTGCAACAAAGTATTTTGTGACGTATAGGTAATTAATACCTTGAAAAACTTTaatctttcttcattttattcttatctgttctgttaaatagtaattacaagtaattttaaagaaCACATCCATTTACGGTCATAAACCACATATAACCTGATGTGTTATATAATACGATGTATTATCAGATTTTTTCTTCCGGTAATCTTATAATAATTGATAACAAATAAGAAGGTTTTTAGATCGCCTTTATGCACGCACTCGTGTTCATTCGCATTTCACAACCAGCTCACCGAAATGTTTCGCTGAATGCACGTTATATAGAACCGCTTTCTACTTCACGCTGACAAAACAACGCTTAGGTTCGCTTTAAGAAGTCATTGTCACGGATAATTGGGTCAAGACGCCATACTTGCGCGTaacatacttttttttttttttccttcacgaAATAACACGCTTTCCTTCGTTACACTAACTTGTGCTACCAGCACCGAGTAAACCTACTGCCTAATTAAAACAGGGGAAAAAACCTAAGATTCCGTAACGAATCGACGTAACTTTCTACCGACGTCGGTGCAACTAGCCGCTACTAAAGATAGAAACCTTTTGGAATTAGGTAAAAACtggttaaaaagaaaatgaagattcATACTTACATGACCATC of the Osmia lignaria lignaria isolate PbOS001 chromosome 7, iyOsmLign1, whole genome shotgun sequence genome contains:
- the LOC117609422 gene encoding NAD kinase isoform X4; the protein is MTDQVSPLLEVTTNGHLDVNRDILENGSINLSMENIPRNRVLRRTRSLNAPSPIQQFGPCGRIMKNSAMVMTIQDPASQRLTWYKPPLTVLVIKKVRDSSVLPPFVQLVTWLIEEKRMVVFVEASVLEDPALARDPRFQGVRDRLQTFRDGMDDLQDRIDFIVCLGGDGTLLYASLLFQQSVPPVMAFHLGSLGFLTPFEFDNFQEQVTNVLEGHAALTLRSRLRCIIMRKGEENKEAKPPTNLLVLNEVVVDRGPSPYLSNIDLFIDGKHVTSVQGDGLIVSTPTGSTAYAVAAGASMIHPSVPAIMITPICPHSLSFRPIVVPAGVELKISVSPDSRNTSWVSFDGRNRQELFHGDSLRVTTSIYPVPSICAADQITDWFDSLAECLHWNVRKKQKHLDELSDLTHSSSNDTLDSLDRDS
- the LOC117609422 gene encoding NAD kinase isoform X8; translated protein: MAWRSFTCNMNTRVRLRVVRLFTVKKRSGAFDPRSVRARLSIRYHVMVGTIRTIQDPASQRLTWYKPPLTVLVIKKVRDSSVLPPFVQLVTWLIEEKRMVVFVEASVLEDPALARDPRFQGVRDRLQTFRDGMDDLQDRIDFIVCLGGDGTLLYASLLFQQSVPPVMAFHLGSLGFLTPFEFDNFQEQVTNVLEGHAALTLRSRLRCIIMRKGEENKEAKPPTNLLVLNEVVVDRGPSPYLSNIDLFIDGKHVTSVQGDGLIVSTPTGSTAYAVAAGASMIHPSVPAIMITPICPHSLSFRPIVVPAGVELKISVSPDSRNTSWVSFDGRNRQELFHGDSLRVTTSIYPVPSICAADQITDWFDSLAECLHWNVRKKQKHLDELSDLTHSSSNDTLDSLDRDS
- the LOC117609422 gene encoding NAD kinase isoform X2; this translates as MEMVREKPRRRSVSEMLDWRCIVRNKGNAAIDDACTDVPFLEDYDTDPEMRRRKRSGTWPRTRSLNAPSPIQQFGPCGRIMKNSAMVMTIQDPASQRLTWYKPPLTVLVIKKVRDSSVLPPFVQLVTWLIEEKRMVVFVEASVLEDPALARDPRFQGVRDRLQTFRDGMDDLQDRIDFIVCLGGDGTLLYASLLFQQSVPPVMAFHLGSLGFLTPFEFDNFQEQVTNVLEGHAALTLRSRLRCIIMRKGEENKEAKPPTNLLVLNEVVVDRGPSPYLSNIDLFIDGKHVTSVQGDGLIVSTPTGSTAYAVAAGASMIHPSVPAIMITPICPHSLSFRPIVVPAGVELKIMANSNARSTAYVSFDGRNQQELRVGDSLRVTTSIYPVPSICAADQITDWFDSLAECLHWNVRKKQKHLDELSDLTHSSSNDTLDSLDRDS
- the LOC117609422 gene encoding NAD kinase isoform X10, with the translated sequence MKNSAMVMTIQDPASQRLTWYKPPLTVLVIKKVRDSSVLPPFVQLVTWLIEEKRMVVFVEASVLEDPALARDPRFQGVRDRLQTFRDGMDDLQDRIDFIVCLGGDGTLLYASLLFQQSVPPVMAFHLGSLGFLTPFEFDNFQEQVTNVLEGHAALTLRSRLRCIIMRKGEENKEAKPPTNLLVLNEVVVDRGPSPYLSNIDLFIDGKHVTSVQGDGLIVSTPTGSTAYAVAAGASMIHPSVPAIMITPICPHSLSFRPIVVPAGVELKISVSPDSRNTSWVSFDGRNRQELFHGDSLRVTTSIYPVPSICAADQITDWFDSLAECLHWNVRKKQKHLDELSDLTHSSSNDTLDSLDRDS
- the LOC117609422 gene encoding NAD kinase isoform X9, with product MDEAELRRTRSLNAPSPIQQFGPCGRIMKNSAMVMTIQDPASQRLTWYKPPLTVLVIKKVRDSSVLPPFVQLVTWLIEEKRMVVFVEASVLEDPALARDPRFQGVRDRLQTFRDGMDDLQDRIDFIVCLGGDGTLLYASLLFQQSVPPVMAFHLGSLGFLTPFEFDNFQEQVTNVLEGHAALTLRSRLRCIIMRKGEENKEAKPPTNLLVLNEVVVDRGPSPYLSNIDLFIDGKHVTSVQGDGLIVSTPTGSTAYAVAAGASMIHPSVPAIMITPICPHSLSFRPIVVPAGVELKISVSPDSRNTSWVSFDGRNRQELFHGDSLRVTTSIYPVPSICAADQITDWFDSLAECLHWNVRKKQKHLDELSDLTHSSSNDTLDSLDRDS
- the LOC117609422 gene encoding NAD kinase isoform X3, which encodes MNERDLQLAKAMVDLELDDNAPKKTPVSKMLDKHQTFSDARSELTVDYIETVEPRRRTRSLNAPSPIQQFGPCGRIMKNSAMVMTIQDPASQRLTWYKPPLTVLVIKKVRDSSVLPPFVQLVTWLIEEKRMVVFVEASVLEDPALARDPRFQGVRDRLQTFRDGMDDLQDRIDFIVCLGGDGTLLYASLLFQQSVPPVMAFHLGSLGFLTPFEFDNFQEQVTNVLEGHAALTLRSRLRCIIMRKGEENKEAKPPTNLLVLNEVVVDRGPSPYLSNIDLFIDGKHVTSVQGDGLIVSTPTGSTAYAVAAGASMIHPSVPAIMITPICPHSLSFRPIVVPAGVELKISVSPDSRNTSWVSFDGRNRQELFHGDSLRVTTSIYPVPSICAADQITDWFDSLAECLHWNVRKKQKHLDELSDLTHSSSNDTLDSLDRDS